Proteins from a single region of Sesamum indicum cultivar Zhongzhi No. 13 linkage group LG5, S_indicum_v1.0, whole genome shotgun sequence:
- the LOC105161732 gene encoding B3 domain-containing protein At5g06250 isoform X2: MSIDRCSPDPNSATAYWDGPRQLHHQADAAAGAMFCRQSPAYSFNLNDEDDEELLQEQAADDGELTTNRQSEGEDHTQRIPKEPLFEKPLTPSDVGKLNRLVIPKQHAEKHFPLNVGGGGRESGEKGLLLSFEDELGKSWRFRYSYWNSSQSYVLTKGWSRFVKEKRLDAGDIVIFARQPEDCGRLFIGWRRRNTGGGQKSGAAQPPPGGGGGGGWSRVLYPNQYPYPRQHHQGSSSLPYQSVCPHPGYEFLSRRCASAWMRSEVM; this comes from the exons ATGTCCATTGACCGCTGTTCACCGGACCCCAACTCCGCCACCGCTTATTGGGACGGCCCTCGTCAGCTGCACCACCAGGCCGACGCCGCCGCTGGAGCCATGTTCTGCCGCCAAAGTCCGGCTTACAGCTTCAACCTTAACGATGAAGACGATGAGGAATTACTTCAAGAGCAGGCGGCGGACGACGGAGAATTAACAACTAATAGACAATCCGAAGGAGAAGATCATACGCAGCGAATTCCCAAAGAACCCTTGTTCGAGAAACCCTTGACACCCAGCGACGTCGGCAAGCTCAACCGCCTCGTCATACCCAAGCAACACGCGGAGAAGCACTTTCCTTTGAACGTCGGCGGCGGCGGAAGGGAGTCCGGAGAAAAGGGTTTACTGTTGAGCTTCGAGGATGAGTTGGGAAAATCGTGGAGATTCCGGTACTCGTATTGGAACAGCAGCCAGAGCTACGTTTTAACTAAAGGGTGGAGCCGTTTCGTGAAGGAGAAAAGGTTGGACGCCGGGGATATTGTCATCTTCGCGCGGCAACCCGAGGACTGCGGCCGCCTGTTTATAGGGTGGAGGCGGAGAAACACCGGTGGAGGACAAAAGAGTGGCGCCGCTCAACCGCCTcccggcggcggcggcggtggTGGATGGAGCAGAGTACTTTACCCTAACCAATATCCTTATCCTAGGCAGCATCATCAGGGGTCTTCTTCTCTCCCATACCAATCTGTCTGTCCTCATCCAG GATATGAATTTCTCAGCAGGAGATGTGCATCGGCATGGATGAGATCAGAAGTGATGTGA
- the LOC105161734 gene encoding uncharacterized protein LOC105161734 has product MKFRVVCRKVYDYVRYDLKEIAFPSSLPDPPHIKKRRKLSWKERFLVLKEASRLYAASWVRDIGPELRPYDYKKKEQSEDKSNEEKAASKEREPSTLEDLAVAARGGMETLRPALQRVYMTRASAYRDALKSFIEGYQEGIQQVMEKKEDSKSQLGDDTPKKST; this is encoded by the exons ATGAAGTTCAGAGTGGTGTGCAGGAAAGTTTACGATTACGTTCGGTATGATCTCAAGGAAATAGCATTTCCTTCCTCTTTACCTGATCCCCCTCATATCAAAAAGCGTCGCAAGCTTTCGTGGAAAGAACGCTTTCTT GTGTTGAAGGAAGCGTCTAGACTGTATGCAGCAAGCTGGGTCAGGGATATTGGTCCAGAACTCAGGCCATATGATTACAAGAAGAAAGAACAGAGTGAAGATAAATCGAACGAGGAAAAGGCTGCAAGTAAAGAGAGGGAGCCGTCTACTCTAGAGGATCTTG CTGTGGCTGCAAGGGGGGGAATGGAAACATTAAGGCCAGCATTGCAGCGTGTGTACATGACTAGAGCTTCCGCATATAGAGATGCTCTCAAAAGTTTTATTGAAGGTTATCAAGAAGGTATACAACAAGTTatggagaagaaggaagaTTCTAAGTCTCAACTTGGAGACGACACTCCCAAAAAATCAACCTGA
- the LOC105161735 gene encoding protein trichome birefringence-like 8: MHLHFLSLSIPNKKLSHFLIIIFSLILTSILCYVVFSPFQPASLFNIGFLYQILPEKPRLRPCDYSYGKWIWDETLPDRRYTEKCPFLDPGFRCRESGRQDLGYQKWRWQPQACNLPRFDASDFLERSRNGRIVFAGDSIGRNQWESLICMLAQGVSNLSTVYEEHGNPITKHKGFLSIKFQEYNLTLEYYRVPYIVVIDRPPPNAPKQVRGVIRVDKLHWFSDKWIGADVLMFSAGHWWNQDKTLKSGHYFQEKEYVNMTMNVLEAFWRSLNTLKLWVMTNLESGKSHVFFRSYSPIHYSGGEWNKGGSCNMSREPETDYSKLGSEPPNNIMIHEVVEEMRSAMRTVNFLNITYLTEFRKDGHPSSNREAGTPAGAPEDCSHWCLPGVPDTWNELLYAELLRMEFRTKTATK; this comes from the exons ATGCACCtccactttctctctctatcaaTCCCCAACAAGAAACTCTCCCACtttctcatcatcatcttctccTTAATCCTCACCTCCATTCTCTGCTACGTCGTTTTCAGCCCCTTCCAACCCGCTTCTCTTTTCAATATCGGGTTCTTGTACCAAATCCTACCCGAAAAACCCCGTCTTAGACCTTGTGATTACTCTTATGGGAAGTGGATTTGGGATGAAACCCTACCCGACAGAAGATACACTGAGAAGTGCCCGTTTTTGGATCCGGGCTTCCGGTGCCGTGAGAGTGGCAGACAGGATCTGGGCTACCAAAAATGGAGGTGGCAGCCACAAGCTTGTAATCTTCCGAg ATTTGATGCAAGTGACTTTCTTGAACGTAGTCGAAATGGGCGTATAGTTTTCGCTGGTGACTCCATCGGTAGAAACCAATGGGAGTCTCTAATATGCATGTTGGCGCAAGGAGTTTCTAATCTCTCCACGGTATATGAAGAACATGGGAACCCAATAACGAAGCATAAAGGTTTCCTCtcaatcaaatttcaagaatacaACCTCACGCTGGAGTATTACAGAGTACCCTACATTGTAGTCATCGATCGACCACCACCCAATGCACCCAAGCAAGTTCGAGGAGTGATTAGGGTCGATAAATTGCACTGGTTTTCTGATAAATGGATTGGTGCGGATGTTCTTATGTTCAGCGCCGGTCATTGGTGGAATCAAGACAAAACACTAAAATC GGGGCACTATTTTCAGGAAAAGGAATATGTCAACATGACGATGAATGTGTTGGAAGCTTTCTGGAGATCCTTGAACACGTTGAAACTGTGGGTGATGACGAATTTAGAGTCTGGGAAAAGTCATGTATTCTTCCGCAGCTACTCACCTATACACTACAG TGGTGGAGAATGGAACAAAGGCGGCAGTTGCAATATGAGTAGAGAGCCAGAAACAGACTACTCAAAGCTGGGGTCTGAGCCACCAAACAATATAATGATTCATGAGGTAGTCGAAGAAATGAGAAGTGCAATGAGAACAGTCAACTTTTTGAACATCACATATTTGACGGAATTCAGAAAAGATGGTCACCCGTCAAGCAACCGCGAAGCAGGTACTCCGGCTGGCGCCCCAGAGGATTGCAGCCACTGGTGCTTACCAGGGGTGCCAGACACTTGGAACGAACTCCTCTATGCCGAGTTGTTGAGAATGGAATTTAGAACCAAGACGGCAACAAAGTGA
- the LOC105161736 gene encoding uncharacterized protein LOC105161736 isoform X1 translates to MWMKAYFVLGMLSRFEPKLWVPMNATGRRFTERLPVTFYSTEKALNECSDGVKVIGKAALAKNLANLLEESTSYSPHEAVEDGYVGEETGKKSLAKNLASLVQESCNVHEQKSTPRTQMEVKRLLEVRIKKKVKEQFRDGKFQDLMMKVIADRNTLRDAYDCIRANSNVDLASDADNLSFESMAEELANGNFDVGSNTYSISTRGTKVKKEELVFPKLKLRVVQEAIRIVLEVVYRPHFSKISHGSRSGRGHWSALKYIRKEIADPDWWFTLLINKNLDDCILGKLLSSMEDKIEDPGLFRIIRNMFEASVLNMEFGEFPKGHGLPQEGVLSPILMNIYLDLFDHEIYRMSMQYETSKSCNAEEHTSNSKLRSWFRRQINSNDVQQFNVGKNSGLRIHCCRFMDEIFFAISGPKEVALAFKSDIERYLKNSLYLDVDSQGDILACSDARGVQFLGILIKRRLKENAAVRAVHKLKDKVKAFAEQKQESWDAGAARIGKKWLAHGLKKVKESEIKHLADSSSVLHQVSCYRKSGMETDHWYKVLLKIWMQDVNAKSAESEEIILAKHIIEPALPQELRDSYYEFQKRAKEYISSETASTLALLPGTSPSTDSGYITEMIAPANIIMKRLHRYGLTNMDGYARTCYVLILLDDNQIIDWFTGIVHRWLKWYSECDNFSQVKHIISNQVRMSCIRTLAAKYRIHEAEIEKKFDPELSRILSTQEIELEEANTELIPQESAFDGALMYGINYSGLCLLSLARMVSQSRPCNCFVIGCSASVSCVYTLHVMERQRFPAWKTGFSSSIHPSLHRRRIGLCKQHLKDLFLGNISLQSIDFGAWR, encoded by the exons ATGTGGATGAAAGCTTACTTTGTACTTGGAATGCTTTCCCGGTTTGAACCCAAGTTGTGGGTGCCAATGAATGCAACAG GGAGGAGGTTCACTGAAAGATTGCCTGTAACATTCTATTCAACTGAGAAAGCGCTTAATGAATGCAGTGATGGTGTTAAGGTAATTGGCAAGGCAGCATTGGCAAAGAATTTGGCGAACTTGTTGGAGGAGTCCACAAGTTATTCGCCTCATGAAGCAGTGGAGGATGGTTATGTCGGTGAAGAGACTGGAAAAAAGTCCCTGGCTAAGAATTTGGCATCTTTGGTTCAAGAATCCTGTAATGTTCATGAACAAAAATCCACACCAAGAACCCAGATGGAGGTCAAGCGGTTGCTCGAGGTGCGTATAAAGAAGAAGGTGAAAGAACAATTCAGGGATGGGAAATTCCAGGACCTCATGATGAAAGTGATTGCCGATCGAAACACTCTAAGGGATGCATATGATTGTATAAGGGCAAACTCCAACGTTGATTTGGCATCGGATGCTGATAACTTGTCTTTTGAGTCCATGGCAGAAGAGTTGGCTAATGGAAACTTTGATGTTGGGTCTAATACGTACTCTATATCGACTAGAGGAACAAAGGTAAAGAAAGAGGAACTGGTTTTCCCGAAACTGAAACTAAGGGTTGTTCAAGAAGCCATTCGAATAGTCTTGGAAGTTGTTTACCGGCCTCACTTCTCCAAGATTTCTCATGGTTCTAGAAGTGGTAGGGGTCATTGGTctgctttaaaatatatccgCAAAGAGATAGCTGATCCTGACTGGTGGTTCACACTTCTTATTAACAAAAACCTTGATGATTGCATCCTTGGCAAACTCCTGTCATCAATGGAGGACAAGATAGAAGACCCTGGTTTATTTCGCATCATCAGAAATATGTTTGAGGCCAGCGTACTGAATATGGAGTTTGGGGAATTTCCCAAAGGACACGGTCTTCCACAAGAAGGGGTGTTGTCGCCTATACTGATGAATATATATCTTGATCTCTTTGACCACGAGATATACAGGATGTCGATGCAATATGAAACCTCCAAGTCTTGTAATGCTGAAGAGCATACTTCAAACTCAAAGCTGCGTAGCTGGTTTAGGAGACAGATAAATAGCAATGATGTGCAGCAGTTCAATGTTGGGAAGAACTCAGGTCTGAGAATACATTGTTGTCGTTTCATGGATGAGATCTTTTTTGCCATTTCAGGTCCCAAAGAAGTCGCTCTAGCTTTTAAGTCTGACATTGAGAGGTATTTAAAGAATTCTCTCTACTTGGATGTTGATAGTCAAGGTGATATTTTGGCATGCAGTGATGCTCGTGGTGTTCAATTTCTTggtattttgattaaaagGCGTCTGAAAGAAAATGCCGCTGTACGAGCTGTTCACAAGTTGAAGGACAAAGTCAAGGCATTTGCTGAACAGAAACAAGAGTCCTGGGATGCAGGGGCGGCCAGAATTGGGAAGAAATGGCTGGCTCATGGGCTGAAGAAAGTTAAAGAGTCAGAGATCAAGCATTTAGCTGACAGCAGCTCTGTTTTGCATCAAGTTTCCTGCTACCGTAAATCTGGGATGGAAACTGACCATTGGTACAAAGTATTGCTCAAAATATGGATGCAAGATGTGAATGCTAAAAGTGCAGAGAGTGAAGAAATCATATTAGCTAAACATATTATAGAACCAGCTCTTCCGCAAGAACTAAGAGATTCTTACTATGAATTTCAAAAACGAGCCAAAGAATACATATCTTCAGAGACAGCTTCGACACTTGCTCTTTTACCAGGCACTAGTCCTTCAACTGATTCTGGTTATATTACAGAAATGATTGCCCCAGCAAACATCATAATGAAGCGTCTTCATCGATATGGATTGACAAATATGGATGGATATGCTCGCACGTGTTATGTGCTGATCTTACTGGATGACAATCAAATCATTGATTGGTTTACCGGGATAGTTCACCGATGGCTGAAATGGTACAGTGAGTGCGACAACTTTAGTCAAGTGAAGCACATAATTTCCAATCAAGTAAGGATGTCATGCATCAGAACACTGGCGGCAAAGTACAGGATTCACGAGGCTGAGATAGAGAAGAAATTTGATCCCGAGCTGAGCAGAATCCTCTCAACTCAAGAGATTGAGCTTGAGGAAGCAAACACAGAACTGATTCCCCAAGAATCTGCATTTGATGGCGCCTTAATGTACGGAATAAATTACAGTGGTTTATGTTTACTATCGTTGGCTAGAATGGTGAGTCAGTCGCGACCCTGCAATTGTTTTGTCATCGGGTGCTCAGCTTCGGTCTCATGTGTTTATACACTTCATGTAATGGAAAGACAAAGGTTTCCAGCTTGGAAGACAGGATTTTCGAGCTCTATACATCCCAGCTTACATAGGAGGAGAATAGGATTGTGTAAACAGCATCTAAAGGACTTGTTTCTTGGTAACATATCTCTGCAATCAATAGATTTTGGTGCTTGGAGATGA
- the LOC105161736 gene encoding uncharacterized protein LOC105161736 isoform X2 yields MEVKRLLEVRIKKKVKEQFRDGKFQDLMMKVIADRNTLRDAYDCIRANSNVDLASDADNLSFESMAEELANGNFDVGSNTYSISTRGTKVKKEELVFPKLKLRVVQEAIRIVLEVVYRPHFSKISHGSRSGRGHWSALKYIRKEIADPDWWFTLLINKNLDDCILGKLLSSMEDKIEDPGLFRIIRNMFEASVLNMEFGEFPKGHGLPQEGVLSPILMNIYLDLFDHEIYRMSMQYETSKSCNAEEHTSNSKLRSWFRRQINSNDVQQFNVGKNSGLRIHCCRFMDEIFFAISGPKEVALAFKSDIERYLKNSLYLDVDSQGDILACSDARGVQFLGILIKRRLKENAAVRAVHKLKDKVKAFAEQKQESWDAGAARIGKKWLAHGLKKVKESEIKHLADSSSVLHQVSCYRKSGMETDHWYKVLLKIWMQDVNAKSAESEEIILAKHIIEPALPQELRDSYYEFQKRAKEYISSETASTLALLPGTSPSTDSGYITEMIAPANIIMKRLHRYGLTNMDGYARTCYVLILLDDNQIIDWFTGIVHRWLKWYSECDNFSQVKHIISNQVRMSCIRTLAAKYRIHEAEIEKKFDPELSRILSTQEIELEEANTELIPQESAFDGALMYGINYSGLCLLSLARMVSQSRPCNCFVIGCSASVSCVYTLHVMERQRFPAWKTGFSSSIHPSLHRRRIGLCKQHLKDLFLGNISLQSIDFGAWR; encoded by the coding sequence ATGGAGGTCAAGCGGTTGCTCGAGGTGCGTATAAAGAAGAAGGTGAAAGAACAATTCAGGGATGGGAAATTCCAGGACCTCATGATGAAAGTGATTGCCGATCGAAACACTCTAAGGGATGCATATGATTGTATAAGGGCAAACTCCAACGTTGATTTGGCATCGGATGCTGATAACTTGTCTTTTGAGTCCATGGCAGAAGAGTTGGCTAATGGAAACTTTGATGTTGGGTCTAATACGTACTCTATATCGACTAGAGGAACAAAGGTAAAGAAAGAGGAACTGGTTTTCCCGAAACTGAAACTAAGGGTTGTTCAAGAAGCCATTCGAATAGTCTTGGAAGTTGTTTACCGGCCTCACTTCTCCAAGATTTCTCATGGTTCTAGAAGTGGTAGGGGTCATTGGTctgctttaaaatatatccgCAAAGAGATAGCTGATCCTGACTGGTGGTTCACACTTCTTATTAACAAAAACCTTGATGATTGCATCCTTGGCAAACTCCTGTCATCAATGGAGGACAAGATAGAAGACCCTGGTTTATTTCGCATCATCAGAAATATGTTTGAGGCCAGCGTACTGAATATGGAGTTTGGGGAATTTCCCAAAGGACACGGTCTTCCACAAGAAGGGGTGTTGTCGCCTATACTGATGAATATATATCTTGATCTCTTTGACCACGAGATATACAGGATGTCGATGCAATATGAAACCTCCAAGTCTTGTAATGCTGAAGAGCATACTTCAAACTCAAAGCTGCGTAGCTGGTTTAGGAGACAGATAAATAGCAATGATGTGCAGCAGTTCAATGTTGGGAAGAACTCAGGTCTGAGAATACATTGTTGTCGTTTCATGGATGAGATCTTTTTTGCCATTTCAGGTCCCAAAGAAGTCGCTCTAGCTTTTAAGTCTGACATTGAGAGGTATTTAAAGAATTCTCTCTACTTGGATGTTGATAGTCAAGGTGATATTTTGGCATGCAGTGATGCTCGTGGTGTTCAATTTCTTggtattttgattaaaagGCGTCTGAAAGAAAATGCCGCTGTACGAGCTGTTCACAAGTTGAAGGACAAAGTCAAGGCATTTGCTGAACAGAAACAAGAGTCCTGGGATGCAGGGGCGGCCAGAATTGGGAAGAAATGGCTGGCTCATGGGCTGAAGAAAGTTAAAGAGTCAGAGATCAAGCATTTAGCTGACAGCAGCTCTGTTTTGCATCAAGTTTCCTGCTACCGTAAATCTGGGATGGAAACTGACCATTGGTACAAAGTATTGCTCAAAATATGGATGCAAGATGTGAATGCTAAAAGTGCAGAGAGTGAAGAAATCATATTAGCTAAACATATTATAGAACCAGCTCTTCCGCAAGAACTAAGAGATTCTTACTATGAATTTCAAAAACGAGCCAAAGAATACATATCTTCAGAGACAGCTTCGACACTTGCTCTTTTACCAGGCACTAGTCCTTCAACTGATTCTGGTTATATTACAGAAATGATTGCCCCAGCAAACATCATAATGAAGCGTCTTCATCGATATGGATTGACAAATATGGATGGATATGCTCGCACGTGTTATGTGCTGATCTTACTGGATGACAATCAAATCATTGATTGGTTTACCGGGATAGTTCACCGATGGCTGAAATGGTACAGTGAGTGCGACAACTTTAGTCAAGTGAAGCACATAATTTCCAATCAAGTAAGGATGTCATGCATCAGAACACTGGCGGCAAAGTACAGGATTCACGAGGCTGAGATAGAGAAGAAATTTGATCCCGAGCTGAGCAGAATCCTCTCAACTCAAGAGATTGAGCTTGAGGAAGCAAACACAGAACTGATTCCCCAAGAATCTGCATTTGATGGCGCCTTAATGTACGGAATAAATTACAGTGGTTTATGTTTACTATCGTTGGCTAGAATGGTGAGTCAGTCGCGACCCTGCAATTGTTTTGTCATCGGGTGCTCAGCTTCGGTCTCATGTGTTTATACACTTCATGTAATGGAAAGACAAAGGTTTCCAGCTTGGAAGACAGGATTTTCGAGCTCTATACATCCCAGCTTACATAGGAGGAGAATAGGATTGTGTAAACAGCATCTAAAGGACTTGTTTCTTGGTAACATATCTCTGCAATCAATAGATTTTGGTGCTTGGAGATGA
- the LOC105161732 gene encoding B3 domain-containing protein At2g36080 isoform X1, translating into MSIDRCSPDPNSATAYWDGPRQLHHQADAAAGAMFCRQSPAYSFNLNDEDDEELLQEQAADDGELTTNRQSEGEDHTQRIPKEPLFEKPLTPSDVGKLNRLVIPKQHAEKHFPLNVGGGGRESGEKGLLLSFEDELGKSWRFRYSYWNSSQSYVLTKGWSRFVKEKRLDAGDIVIFARQPEDCGRLFIGWRRRNTGGGQKSGAAQPPPGGGGGGGWSRVLYPNQYPYPRQHHQGSSSLPYQSVCPHPVTQDQVTVVGSGNNWKRLRLFGVNLECWEAGDESEAEGSPMSSQGRAHPHPYHQHYSHHRTHMDMNFSAGDVHRHG; encoded by the exons ATGTCCATTGACCGCTGTTCACCGGACCCCAACTCCGCCACCGCTTATTGGGACGGCCCTCGTCAGCTGCACCACCAGGCCGACGCCGCCGCTGGAGCCATGTTCTGCCGCCAAAGTCCGGCTTACAGCTTCAACCTTAACGATGAAGACGATGAGGAATTACTTCAAGAGCAGGCGGCGGACGACGGAGAATTAACAACTAATAGACAATCCGAAGGAGAAGATCATACGCAGCGAATTCCCAAAGAACCCTTGTTCGAGAAACCCTTGACACCCAGCGACGTCGGCAAGCTCAACCGCCTCGTCATACCCAAGCAACACGCGGAGAAGCACTTTCCTTTGAACGTCGGCGGCGGCGGAAGGGAGTCCGGAGAAAAGGGTTTACTGTTGAGCTTCGAGGATGAGTTGGGAAAATCGTGGAGATTCCGGTACTCGTATTGGAACAGCAGCCAGAGCTACGTTTTAACTAAAGGGTGGAGCCGTTTCGTGAAGGAGAAAAGGTTGGACGCCGGGGATATTGTCATCTTCGCGCGGCAACCCGAGGACTGCGGCCGCCTGTTTATAGGGTGGAGGCGGAGAAACACCGGTGGAGGACAAAAGAGTGGCGCCGCTCAACCGCCTcccggcggcggcggcggtggTGGATGGAGCAGAGTACTTTACCCTAACCAATATCCTTATCCTAGGCAGCATCATCAGGGGTCTTCTTCTCTCCCATACCAATCTGTCTGTCCTCATCCAG TTACACAGGACCAAGTAACAGTAGTAGGAAGTGGGAATAATTGGAAGAGGCTGAGATTATTTGGGGTGAACTTGGAGTGCTGGGAGGCAGGAGATGAGTCCGAGGCAGAGGGTTCGCCCATGTCGAGCCAGGGTCGAGCCCATCCGCACCCGTATCATCAACATTACTCCCACCATCGAACCCACATG GATATGAATTTCTCAGCAGGAGATGTGCATCGGCATGGATGA